The window TCTCCACTCTGTCCCACCTCATTCACCTGGATCTTTCCTTCAACCAGCTCATCTCTCTCCCATCCTGCCTGCTCGCACTGCCAGAGCTGTCCACACTGCTGCTCTGTCACAACCGCATCTCAGCTCTGCCTCCTGATTTCGGCCACCTGTTGTCTCTAACGTACTTGTCTCTCATGGGGAACGAGTTGGTGTCTCTTCCCTCGAGTCTGGGCCAGCTGAAAGCGCTGCAAACCCTTGACGTGTCACATAATCTCCTCCAGGAACTACCTGATGAAATTGGTTTTCTGGGGGAGCTTGTTAGGTTGGTATTGTCCCACAACAAGCTGAAGCAGCTGCCAGAGAGCATGGGTAAGAGTTTAAGGGTGAGACTGTGTCAGAAAATGACTCTCCTGAGAAATAATCAGGGTGTTAAACTGATGAATGAAATCAGTAAAGAGATAACCcagatttttttttgttgcaCAGGCTCTCTCTGTTGTCTGAGGGAACTTGTGATCTACAGTAACGACCTTCGCCTGGTCCCAGAGTGTCTGAATCAACTGCCTCTGCTTAAGCTAGATGTTCGAGACAATCCTTTAGGAAAACCTCCaacacctcctcctcttcctccgatACCTGGTAAGCAGAAAAGAAAACGAGCTTCAAATTGAATTAATGTGTATAATTTTTTTTGGTCTAATTCTGTTTTCTTACCAGATCAGGCAGAAGCAAAAATTCCAGAGTCGCACCTTCGATTGAACCAGCACAGGTACGGCGTCATCAACAGGTGTGTCATTACCTGTTATTATGAAATATCTCATGCATCTTTTGCTCTGCAGCTTCTGTGTTTCGCCTGCTGGGTGTCACGTGTTCCTCCCTGGGGGAGGCGAGCTGCTGTTCCCCCCCGGGTGCCTGACGAAAACCACTAAGCTGAGGTGGGCAGAGaaaaggccagacaggaagtgggtTTTGCTGGAGGAACACGACATCCTACTGAGTCGTCCGCTGGAACTGCGTCCCCATGGAATCACATTTTTAAAGGTATGAAATTCTTAGAAATGACGAGTTATACTTAAACGGAATAAATATCACCTCTGTGGAAACAATCCAGATCGTTTTGTTCTAAAAGAAGCATCTCAGTTCTTCATTTAATCTTCTCATCTCCCAGCCGGTGGAGGTCTGTGTGCCATATCATCGGACAAAAAGAGGGGAGGTGGTGCTGCGGAGCTATGATGGACGATCGTGGagcactctgcccactaatctaaGGAGAGGAAGTGATGTCAGTAGCAGTCATCCAGGTGGACGTGCGGCCAGGGTAAACCTTAAATGCCTCTTGCATTTTTCTTGACACAGATTGATACTTGTTgtagaaaaataacaaaaaataaataaaactgttgtACGTGTAGCTGGCATGCTGCTTGGTGAGCCACTTCTCCTGGTTTATGGCAGTATCGCGACCGGTACAGGACAGTGTCTCCCTCACGTCTGCTGGAGCCCTGCTGGTGTCCCGCTCCGACCCTGGAATCAAGCTCCACTTTCCCCCTGATGCCACCGTGCAGACTCGCTCTATAACCTTACAGGTAATATCCGACTGCAGGACTCAGCTCTGTTTGGAAGAGTGTCTGCTGAGTTCAGGTGTCTTTCTCTACAGGTGCTGCAGGTGTCAGAGACAGAGGTGCAGGCTCTGTGTGGTGATCCTCAGGCCAGACTCAGCCCCCTCCTATGTCTCTCCCAAACTCCCAATTTACATTTCCTGCAGCCCATCAAAGTTCAGATCCCTCTGCCTGCAGGAATTACAGGTACAGGAAGCCATCGTGATTATCTTACCCGATGCTTTAGGCATGGTTTAACATCTGTAGACCCCCCGCAGGTCATACAGCAGATCTGACTCATTTACACCTGCTCCACGGAGACCCCACAGCCCAGACCTGGACCGACATCACTTCTCAAGTGTCTCTCTATGTTACTCATCTGTATGCTATCTTCTATATCACACACTTCTCTTGGTGAGTGCTACAGTCACATGATCAGTCACAGTTCGTGCTGTGGTCTTCTAACTCGGCATCGTCTGCACCGTGGCAGGTACTGGCTATGGTACACCACACAGCGCTGTGTTAGCGGGGCAGTCAGGAAGGTCTACCAGAGGCTGAaacagttcaaagttcagttcctcGTCCTCCAGAGAAAGAGCGATCCCTCTCAGGTTCTGCTGCAGTGCTTACCTGCTAATAAGGTTTCAAATCCTCCCTTTTCAGCCGGCCGGCCACATCGATTTGAGACAGTTTTATTGTTTGCTGTCAGATTCTAAACATCCACATGGATTAAGTGTGATATTTGTGTCCAGATTGAAGGCAGAGTTCTGTCTCTGTCAGAATGTTATGATGGCCCCCAGCCTTCAGACCTGTGTGACCTTCTGGAGGGAGAACAGTTTTATGCTGGATTTGAGAGGGGCTTAGACATCAGTGCAGGTTGGACGTCCTCTTTATAGCTTTTCCTTAAATAAGATACAAGTATCATGTTGGAAGGTGTCTTGTTTTCTGCAGACAGACCGGATTGCATCGAGGGACGGTTGTCTTTTGTGTTTTACTCCAGCCTGaagaatctgaaggaagtgtacaTCTGTCCAGCTGAGGGTCAAAAGGGAGCCGTGAGGGGACAGGTATACACTTTTCTATCTGCATTTTACCTAAAACCATCCATCGAAACAGCTCTGAATATTTCAAATATTCACTATCATAACCACTATTTTCAGCATCGTTCTTTTATCAGAAAAACAAGCGATCCGTTTATGGAAAAGATTCCATCTGCAatggaaaaacaacaaaacccaTTTATTTTCAGGTGCTTTAAACTCACCGGGTCTATTTTTGTGTTTGTGCAGATTAAAGCTGTTATTGGCGTCTACTGGGAGTGTTGCACATCATACATCTGATGAGACTTTTAAACACAGTTTGGTGGCGTCGGCTACATGGAGCCTATACATTGATCCCGATCATAAAACTCTCAGAACTGTGGAAGCACAAAGCTGCAGTCACATCCTAATCCCGAGTAATGTTTTTATCCTGGAGCTGCTTTGAATAAATTAGGAATATTAGAATAATTATTGAAAGGACTAGAAGATAAGTCAGCGTGTTTTTGCCGAGTCCAAATGAAAAAGCTAAACCGCATCACCACAGGTGCACGTCCTCGAGTCGATTAGGATCAACGCTGTTGCTTTGACTCTCAATGACGCTCTGTGAATGAACATGTGGTGAATCTGCTGTTACAGGTGTCCTTTTACAGAGGAGACATTCCTAGTAATTTACCAGAGGAAGTGGCCAGAAAGAGGAAAGGACTGGACAGCCAGTGGCTCACTACTCTACCGTTAAGACTTCCTGTCAGTTGATGAGAGAGCTACTTTTTGTGCAGATTTCTACAGCTCAGCTCGTGTGTGACAGTAACTGTAACATACTCCTTTTGCAGGCCCCAAACTCCGAGAACGGTTTCATCAGGGAGGAGCAGTACCCTCCTCTGAACCTGGGAGACCCGGAGAGTGGGTACTTGACAGAATCCAACCTGCTGTCCATCTCGCTTCAGATTGGCCAAGACTGGAGAGTTATTGGACTTCATCTTGGCTTGAGCTACCAGGATTTGGAGCGGATACAATACAAAAACAAGTAAGTAATCATATTATGCAAAGCAAAAACTCAATGGTACGTAAATAATAAGGGCCATGATGATTCTGCCACACTCAGGATGTGTCTAAGCCTGCAGATGTGCACACATTCATTCATGGTGTTTCTGAAACGTCAAATAACTAGCTTATTAGGACATTTAaatacagtttttactgttttatgtGTTTTTCTTGCTTTGAGAAGTCACATCATGAACTGAAATGATATAAATATCAGTAATTAACCCATTAATCGAGTGCAGGAGCTTATTTTTAAGACCTGGCTGAAGCACATTGATCTCTCACAGTTTGTTTAATTTTTTGAGTCCCCCTTCTGCTGTAAAACTGTGAGATAATTTGATGATGTTCTTTGCACCTATCCCATGAAGCTCTGGGTAATGAACATGAGTAGGAGATCACATAtggagctagaattgggacaatattagcttgtagtaagtacattttatttataaagcgctcgtcacagacagaaaatcacaaagtgcttcacatagattaaGGGAGGGGCTTGCCCATGCAGattaattacatttattgggcccacccaTTTTTTCTTAGGCCCGTCCACAAATAAGTTTCTGGCTTCGTCACTGTTTACAGGAGTAAAGAAGGACCACGTTGGGAGGAAGGTGGTTGGTTGGGGTTGCTGACTGACGAATGAGCCTCTCTGATTTCAGTTTGTGAGGGAAAGGATCAATCTTAGATTggacattaaagaaaatgcatCTGTGGTCACTCACATGAACCTCTTCAACATGTAAATGGTTGAGGTTTAGTCCCAAAGAAAAGACAAGATCCAGAGTATGGCCCATTTTATGTGTGGGGCCTGAAACGTGCTGATCCAAGTTAAAAGACTCTGTAATAGATGTCttttgtacattcattctgtgtgTTTCATCCGTCTGCATTACGGTTCTTTTTTTAATACAACAAAAGTGTTATTTTGACCTTGTTTCaccgtagccttcctcagagctttgccactgttggtggcgtcactttctTCTCTGTAAATCTCTGATTCTGTGTTGCAATCAGGATCATTAATGGGTAAGTTAAAGTCACCAAGAATTAAAACATGTTGTAGTTTGATCATTGATGATAGAAAAGCTGCAAATTCAGAGAGAAAAGGGCCAGCTGGACCAGGAGGTCGGTAGATTAAAATACagtgaaacacattttaaaacccTACATTGATGACCTGACATTCAAAAGGGCCGTCTTTCACCAAATCACAGACACGTTTATCCTTAAGCACCACAGTAAGACCTTCCCCATGATGTGATGGGCACGGCATGGCATGGTAAACAGAAGTTTAGTGGACATAGTTCACTTAAGTGCACAACATTTCCATCTTTCTGCCAAGTCTCAGTAAGAAATAAATAGTGCAACTTTTCTCTGATGAACAGTTcaattaaaataaaggatttgtttgAAATGGAATGGGCACACAGAATTGAATCCTGGGGATCATTTGTCTTCTTAACCTGTTGGAGAAGGATGGGTCGTAAACATCTGGTGCATTTCTGGGTTCTCTGGCCATAAAAACGGGTTTTCCTTGCTGGCTGGTAAATGAACCTGAATAGGAAAACTTTTTGGTTTGCCAGCAGTAGACAGAATTTTGGGGACAGTGACCTTTGTAATACACACAGATAATGGTTGCATCGGGGGAGGACTGTAGGGGGCATTGTTATTTGGAGTGGCGGTGTGAGCGATGGCCGAAGTAGGTGCAGATGGCTGGGATGTAGACCTTgttatagggctgggcaataaatcgaaattttatcattatcgaaattttTTACTCTTATCGTGAAAAATTTTCCAATGTCAATacgtttcattaaaaaaaatgaaaaaatatattcaattcaattcaattttatttatatagcgccaaatcacgacaagagtcgtctcaaggcacttcacataataaacattccaattcaggtcagttcattaggccaatcagaaataatgtttcctatataaggaacccagcaaattgcatcaagtcactgactagtgccagtgactatacagcaatcctcatactaagcaagcataaagcgacagtggagaggaaaactctctttcaacaggaagaaacctccagagaatcctggctcagtataagcagccatcctccatgactcactggggatcgagaagacagagcaggcagacacacgcacgcacgcacgcacgcacgcacgcacacacacacacacacacacacacacagtctaagcctatagcagcataactacagagaaaactctggataatctatcctatttagatggaggcatgttggaggaagggcaagggagagccgtctttaccgactgcacactccacctccctgtactcccccacttgtccagatttaggctaacatcagattttaaccataggccctatcaaataaaaatgttttaagcctattcttaaatgtagacaaagtgtctgccttacggactaaagctgggagctggttccacaggagaggagcctgataactaaaatatctgcctcccatcctaattttagatattctgggaaccaccagtagacctgcagtctgagagcgaagtgttcggttaggaacgtatggaacaatcagatcactgatgtatgatggagcttgattattaagagctttatatgtgagaagaaggatcttaaaatctattctgaatttaacacgtagccaatgtagggaagctaagacaggagagatatgatctctctttttgattctcatcagaactctagctgcagcattttggacaagctgaagacttttaactacattctgtggacttcctgagagtaatgaattacagtaatccagtcttgatgtaataaatgcatgaactagtttttcagcatcactcctggaaaggatgcttctaatcttagcaatattccgaaggtggaaaaaggaaatcctacaaacctgtttaacctgggatttgaatggcatgtcctggtcaaagataacaccaaggttccttactttgttctcggagattaatgtaatgccattcaggtcaggtgattggctaagcaatttccttttctggatttctggtccaaagatgaaaacttctgtcttgtctcgatttaaaagcaaaaagtttagagtcatccaatttctgatgtcctcaagacaagcctgtaatctacccaaccgattaggttcatcagggttaatggataaatataactgagtatcgtcagcataacagtggaagtttatcccatgctgtctaatgattttaccaattgggagcatatatatagcaaaaagaattggtccaagcactgaaccctgtggtactccacaagtaaccctggagtatgaagacaatttgtcatgtatatttacaaaatgaaatctgtcagacaggtaggatttaaaccagcctagcgctgttcctttgatccctacaacatgttcaagtctttctaaaagaacattgtgatcaactgtgtcaaaggcagcactgagatctaacaagactagaacagacacaaggctggtgcctatcttcatCGATCAACGGgcagtcaggcggggtacaccctggacaggttgccagtccatcgcagggcaacacagagacacacaggacaaacaatcatgcacacacacactcacacctagggacaatttagacagactaatcaacctaacagtcatgtttttggactgtgggaggaagccggagtacccggagagaacccacgcatgcacagggagaacatgcaaactccatgcagaaagatcccaggccgggaagcgaacccaagaccttcttgctgcaaggcaacagctctgaccactgcgccactgcacagcccgcagataaaaaatctgagatctgatccaaaaactcagagtaagtgcctggtggatgatataaaactacaaacgagtggttttacagttttgcattctggattaggaaaactaagaataagatgttcaaacgaactgtagctattaattggtaagggactgattaataagtcagaatgaaaaatggttgctgctcctcctcctcgccctgtacttcgagcaatatgatgatttaaataattaggagtcgactcgtttaagctaacatagtcctcttgctgcagccaggat is drawn from Nothobranchius furzeri strain GRZ-AD chromosome 4, NfurGRZ-RIMD1, whole genome shotgun sequence and contains these coding sequences:
- the pidd1 gene encoding p53-induced death domain-containing protein 1 isoform X1, with translation MERNGDEDSVLEEAGDQTASRLEDGEAGVTSTAHNRSIHVVACGETLENQNEHKSRETRLNVLHDAVSKDQAAAVLPEEDAHSAFPSVMDTCCNPSISSLSSCSSSLQNMKFSSSSSSSCGPVVSLTPPLPPSVELSALLTETRLTLDVYQGGAGVLPLLWRSIPEQLRGLQYLRLGSEDHSGLDGALDVLPHLTGLRSLTIRGHRFYDPQGEPLPGLLTTFPSSFSTLSHLIHLDLSFNQLISLPSCLLALPELSTLLLCHNRISALPPDFGHLLSLTYLSLMGNELVSLPSSLGQLKALQTLDVSHNLLQELPDEIGFLGELVRLVLSHNKLKQLPESMGSLCCLRELVIYSNDLRLVPECLNQLPLLKLDVRDNPLGKPPTPPPLPPIPDQAEAKIPESHLRLNQHSFCVSPAGCHVFLPGGGELLFPPGCLTKTTKLRWAEKRPDRKWVLLEEHDILLSRPLELRPHGITFLKPVEVCVPYHRTKRGEVVLRSYDGRSWSTLPTNLRRGSDVSSSHPGGRAARLACCLVSHFSWFMAVSRPVQDSVSLTSAGALLVSRSDPGIKLHFPPDATVQTRSITLQVLQVSETEVQALCGDPQARLSPLLCLSQTPNLHFLQPIKVQIPLPAGITGHTADLTHLHLLHGDPTAQTWTDITSQVSLYVTHLYAIFYITHFSWYWLWYTTQRCVSGAVRKVYQRLKQFKVQFLVLQRKSDPSQVLLQCLPANKIEGRVLSLSECYDGPQPSDLCDLLEGEQFYAGFERGLDISADRPDCIEGRLSFVFYSSLKNLKEVYICPAEGQKGAVRGQVSFYRGDIPSNLPEEVARKRKGLDSQWLTTLPLRLPAPNSENGFIREEQYPPLNLGDPESGYLTESNLLSISLQIGQDWRVIGLHLGLSYQDLERIQYKNKDNLGALVLDMLFLWARGQRNAGPGAASRLVAAMIESGRRDLADEIEDIVNLGRKKYSDSLKRVGLEAEGSSLEEVQQ
- the pidd1 gene encoding p53-induced death domain-containing protein 1 isoform X2 — its product is MERNGDEDSVLEEAGDQTASRLEDGEAGVTSTAHNRSIHVVACGETLENQNEHKSRETRLNVLHDAVSKDQAAAVLPEEDAHSAFPSVMDTCCNPSISSLSSCSSSLQNMKFSSSSSSSCGPVVSLTPPLPPSVELSALLTETRLTLDVYQGGAGVLPLLWRSIPEQLRGLQYLRLGSEDHSGLDGALDVLPHLTGLRSLTIRGHRFYDPQGEPLPGLLTTFPSSFSTLSHLIHLDLSFNQLISLPSCLLALPELSTLLLCHNRISALPPDFGHLLSLTYLSLMGNELVSLPSSLGQLKALQTLDVSHNLLQELPDEIGFLGELVRLVLSHNKLKQLPESMGSLCCLRELVIYSNDLRLVPECLNQLPLLKLDVRDNPLGKPPTPPPLPPIPDQAEAKIPESHLRLNQHSFCVSPAGCHVFLPGGGELLFPPGCLTKTTKLRWAEKRPDRKWVLLEEHDILLSRPLELRPHGITFLKPVEVCVPYHRTKRGEVVLRSYDGRSWSTLPTNLRRGSDVSSSHPGGRAARLACCLVSHFSWFMAVSRPVQDSVSLTSAGALLVSRSDPGIKLHFPPDATVQTRSITLQVLQVSETEVQALCGDPQARLSPLLCLSQTPNLHFLQPIKVQIPLPAGITGHTADLTHLHLLHGDPTAQTWTDITSQVSLYVTHLYAIFYITHFSWYWLWYTTQRCVSGAVRKVYQRLKQFKVQFLVLQRKSDPSQIEGRVLSLSECYDGPQPSDLCDLLEGEQFYAGFERGLDISADRPDCIEGRLSFVFYSSLKNLKEVYICPAEGQKGAVRGQVSFYRGDIPSNLPEEVARKRKGLDSQWLTTLPLRLPAPNSENGFIREEQYPPLNLGDPESGYLTESNLLSISLQIGQDWRVIGLHLGLSYQDLERIQYKNKDNLGALVLDMLFLWARGQRNAGPGAASRLVAAMIESGRRDLADEIEDIVNLGRKKYSDSLKRVGLEAEGSSLEEVQQ